TCTCGGCCGTTTTCGGTTGCGGATAAGCAACTTGCCGGTCTTTCAATACGCCGGTCGAAATCAACAGGATCAACAGGACACCGAAGCTTGCTACGAACGTTGCGGTTTCATTCAACGAACCTACAAATTCCGTCAAAGGCTTGATCAGATCGAAATAGATCAGCAGTGCGTTGATAAGTTGATTAATCAGCAAAAATGATCCGCCCAGCAAGACCGGCCAACCAAATCTGCGATTCTTTACACAGTACATAATTCCTATGACCAAACAAATCGCAAGGCCAGTCAAAGCGGCGGTTCCGAATCTGTAGAAAGTTTCCGGCCCCTCGATCTTAAATTGGGGCACCCATGCAAGCAACGTGAAAAATATGGCGATACCCATAAACAACAGCGTCGTGCTCAACAGAAATGCTCCATGGATCGCCCGCCTTTTCCGCAGCACAAATCCCATTAGGATTAAGAAACCTAGCTCCAGAGTTCCCATCACGTTTTGGACCAACAAAGCATCGCCTTCGCCAGAGATCATCCCCTTGCGGGCCGAGTGAACTGACATAAGAGCGGTTGAAGCAACCAGCAAAGGGCCGAATAACAAGATCGACAGCCCAACGGTTTTATGACTTAGAAAGCTTTTCTTCCCGATCAGGGTGAGCTGGATAAGCAACAGCAGCAGCCAAGCAAACACCGTAATTACGTGGAGATAGTGATACGTAGTCGGCCTAGCATCAGCCCCGAAAAAGATCTTCCAGAACCCTGCGATGCTTAATAGAATTACGGTTACGATCAGAACATAATCGAGAATGTACTGTCGCACGACCTTCATCTTAATCTCAATTCCTGTCCGTTACCCCGCTCCATTTCCATTCCTTTCGATCTGGACTAGATTGCCTACGACGGTTGGTCCGTATTTGAGGTGGCCGGCTTTGGTGATGTTGTACCAGAAGGCCTGCATGTCCCAGGCGGCGGTGGGGCAGCGTTCGGCGCAGAGGCCGCAGTGGAGGCAGACGTCTTCGTCCTTGACCATGACACGGCCGGTTTTTAGACCGTCGGCGACGTAGATGTCCTGCTTTAGATTCAATGCGGGAACTTTTGTGCGTTGCCGAATGTCGGCCTCTTCGCCGTCTGCGGTAAACGTGATGCAGCTGGTCGGGCAGATATCCACGCAGGCGTCGCACTCGATGCATTTTGGGGCGTCGAAAACGGTCTGCACGTCGCAGTTTAGGCAGCGTTCGGCTTCCTTGTAGCCCGCGAGCGGGTCAAAACCGAGTTCGACTTCTTTTTTGCGGTCTTTGAGCGTGAATTCTTTCGGAGCCTGCGGCACGGCGAGGCGGTCGTATTCGTCGATGGTGCTGTCGTAGGCCCATTCGTGGATTCCCATCTTCATCGAATGAAGATTTACGAAGGGCGAAAGGCGTTCGGTCTTTACGTCTTTGCCGTTGCAGAGAAGATCGATCGAAACCGCGGCCTGGTGACCGTGGGCGACGGCGGTGATGACGTTCTCGGGCCCGAAGGCAGCATCACCGCCAAAGAAGACCTTTGGATGCGTTGATTGAAAACTGACCTTATCAACGACAGGCATTTCCCAATTGTCGAACTCCACACCGCAGTCACGCTCTATCCATGGAAAACTGTTCTCCTGGCCGACGGCGATCAGGACATCGTCTGCCGGATAGAACACGTCGGGTTCGCCCGTCGGCACAAGGCTGCGTTTTCCGTTCGCATCATACTTCGCCTCAACCTTTTCAAAGGTCATGCCCGCGAGTTTACCGTTCTCGATAACAAACGATTTCGGCACATGGTTGTCGATGATCGGTATGTCCTCGTGCATTGCGTCTTCCTTTTCCCAGGGCGAAGCTTTCATCGATGCGAACGGCGAACGGACGATGACCTTCACGTCTTCACCGCCGAGTCGCCGAGCGGTTCGGCAGCAATCCATTGCGGTGTTGCCGCCGCCGAGGACGATAACCGTCTTCCCGATCTTGTCGGTGTGTTCAAAGGCCACCGAGCCGAGCCAATTGATGCCGATGTGAATATTCGCATCGCCTTCCTGACGACCCGGCAGATCCGGCAGATCTCGTCCCCGCGGAGCCCCGGTGCCTACAAAGACCGCGTCGTAATCCTGTTCGAGGATTTCCTTGAGCGAGGAAACGTAATGCTTGAAATGGGTGTGGATACCGAGACGGAGGATGTAATCGACCTCGTCGTCAAGCACCTGCTCCGGCAAACGGAATGCCGGTATCTGCGAACGCATGAAACCGCCACCCTTGATCTGCTCGTCAAACAAATGAACCTCATAACCCAGCGGCGAAAGGTCCCTTGCGACCGTAAGCGATGCAGGACCGGCACCGATCAGTGCGACCTTTTTGCCGTTCGGGGTGAACGGCCCCTGGGGCATGTATGGAATGACATCGTCTCGATTGTCGGCGGCAACGCGCTTCAATCTACATATGGCAACTGGCTCTTCGTCGATACGGCCGCGGCGACAGGCGGGCTCACAGGGTCGGTCGCACGTTCGACCAAGCACGCCCGGGAAAACGTTGGAGTCCCAATTGATCATGTAAGCTTCGGTGTACTTACCCTCAGCGATCAGACGGATGTATTCCGGAACAGGCGTGTGTGCCGGACATGCGTATTGACAATCTACGACCTTATGAAAGTATTCGGGATCCTGAATGTCTGTAGGTTTCAAGTCGATATTTCCTTTTGTTGTGAGTATTTGCCGCAACGTAATGATAAATGATGTTTTGTCACAATGCTAGGAAAATGCTAAGCAAACACCGTGTCGAAGAAGATATTTCGCATACGTCACCAAAAGCAATTGGCAATGTGCGTTTGCGTACAAACAATCAAGTTTCGACTCAATACACTTGTAGGTTATGGCAGAAGAAAATGGAACAGGAAGTAACGCAGTTTGGGCGATCGCACTGGTTGTCGTGGTCGCGATCATTGCAGGTGTTGTTTATTACAGCGGGGTCTTAAGGTCGAAGCCCGCTAAGGAGAGAGACATTGATATCAACGTAAC
The DNA window shown above is from Chloracidobacterium sp. and carries:
- a CDS encoding FAD-dependent oxidoreductase, with protein sequence MKPTDIQDPEYFHKVVDCQYACPAHTPVPEYIRLIAEGKYTEAYMINWDSNVFPGVLGRTCDRPCEPACRRGRIDEEPVAICRLKRVAADNRDDVIPYMPQGPFTPNGKKVALIGAGPASLTVARDLSPLGYEVHLFDEQIKGGGFMRSQIPAFRLPEQVLDDEVDYILRLGIHTHFKHYVSSLKEILEQDYDAVFVGTGAPRGRDLPDLPGRQEGDANIHIGINWLGSVAFEHTDKIGKTVIVLGGGNTAMDCCRTARRLGGEDVKVIVRSPFASMKASPWEKEDAMHEDIPIIDNHVPKSFVIENGKLAGMTFEKVEAKYDANGKRSLVPTGEPDVFYPADDVLIAVGQENSFPWIERDCGVEFDNWEMPVVDKVSFQSTHPKVFFGGDAAFGPENVITAVAHGHQAAVSIDLLCNGKDVKTERLSPFVNLHSMKMGIHEWAYDSTIDEYDRLAVPQAPKEFTLKDRKKEVELGFDPLAGYKEAERCLNCDVQTVFDAPKCIECDACVDICPTSCITFTADGEEADIRQRTKVPALNLKQDIYVADGLKTGRVMVKDEDVCLHCGLCAERCPTAAWDMQAFWYNITKAGHLKYGPTVVGNLVQIERNGNGAG